TTGGTGAATGCATAAGAAAAAATATAAGTAGTTAAACAACCTCCAAACCTTGAGATTAAAGTGGTGCATGAAAATCAGTTCTTTGTATTTAATGTTTCATTATATAAATTAAAACAATACTGATTATTTGCTTCTACTCTTCTCCTGCATGTCATCACAATAGCTTCATTGTAATGTGCCTTTTTAACGTAGTATAAAAGTCCGAAGACATTTGAGAGGATTGTTCTCAAACAAAGCAATTGTAATCATACATTGGGAAAAAATGCCCCCAAAAGTGACTTGGTGTGATTAACTGGGTGGTCATAAGATTACAGAAGATAAAACAAACGAGGCTGCCTGGGATATCCCACCCAACTGAACGTTGAGCTCTAAATACTCAGTGCAGATAACTTGGTAGCATACTCATTGAGGAATTGACAAATATGTCATCAATTTTGTTTTGGTCAATTGATAGGACTTAATCATAAAAAGCTATAGTGCCAACACTTAACAAGACTTTCCTTATGCTAGATTTAAGGCAATTATTGAAAATCATTCACGAGGGACTATCACAGTGCTAGAAAATGAGCCAATTTTATTACAAGCAATAAATGTAGCATTGatgaaaataaaagttctttcatttaaaaaaaaatcataacacATTGAGGCCACCCACCCTTACATTGGGAGAATCAATAATGCAGATTGGTGCCTTTGAGTTGGGCAGGACAGATAAGCTTCATATACTGATAAATTGGCTATGTTTGATGATCTGACTCATTTCTGATGCCTGACTGGTATCAGGGAGAATAACCTGTTACACATGTAATGTAGGTACATTCTGAGAGCTATTGGAACTGGTACGGTGCTTTGGAGATAGACCTTGGCAGATGTAGGAAAGAAAATTGGGAATGGGTATCACATCAAATCAGACCATTTGCCATCCAAATAATGATTCTGGTTACATCGCCGAGTACTTCTGCTTAAATTTGTAATTCATGTGAAGTTTATTGACTTGAGTGCATATGTATTTACATCCTTAAAAATGGCTGCCCCACAGCTAAAGGATTTGTGGAATAAATTGTTCTTTAGTCTCTTCATGGAAATGGCATCAACGACAACAGAGATCCTTATAAGAAGCAGCAATATCCAAATCCAAGTATAAACATGTATTTGAGACATTCTATATGTGAGAGTTGGTGATTCAAGTGGAGATAATATTTGTTTTTCTATTATGTGGTGAAACAGGCAGAATCGACCAAACTAAGCCTCTTCTGAACTTAAATTTCTTGCTTCACCAGACAGCTACATAACAATACGTGCATATCAAGTGTCAAATTTACTCGTCTTCAACAGCCAACCAATTATTTATAGTGACTTTTGTTCTTGCCATAACGAGGCAAAGTCCTGTAATATCATCAACCCTGACTTGGGGATAATATATAATCATCTCAGTGATGCTGTATGAAACAGTGTTTGTGTTGAGAATAGGTGTGTTTGGGGATTTGTGGTGGTGGGGTGAAGAGTTGTTGCTTCTGTGAATATATTTCATACAAAATAAATGTCTATCCTTAGGAGCAGCTGCAGAAATGGATCCGTGGTAATGTGTCCACGTGTGACAGGTCCATGTTCATTTTTGATGAAATGGACAAGATGCAAGCAGGCCTTATTGATGCCATTAAGCCTTATTTGGAGTACTATGATAACATTGATGGAGTGGTGTACCGGAAGGCGATTTTCATTTTTCTGAGGTAAAAGATATATTTATAGTGAATCACATGAACAAAGTCTATCATCAACTTTAAGGAATAAAGATACTGAATTTGAAATAGAAATGTAATTGGGCACATTATTTTATTGACAATTATTGCACATTTACTGAAGGCTTTGTAATATATTGTAAATGCTATTGAAATTATAATGGAGGGAATAAATGTAATGCACGATCAGTCATTGTAGAACAacagacaacaaagcaaacagtggTCTAAGAGCTGAGCAACAACTGAAGCATGCCATTTTACATGATGTTCAATTTAAACCTCAAGACCTATATTTGtgtttgttcataagttctaggagcagaattaggccattcagcccatcaagtctactctgccagtacacaaaattgctggagaaactcagcgggtgcagcagcatctatggagcgaaggaaataggcgacgtttcgggccaaaacccttcttcagactgatggggggtgggggggagaaggaaggaaaaaggggaggaggaggagcccgctggcgggcagatgggagggtgggaggagacagctagagggttaaggaaggggaggagacagcaagggatagcaaaattgggagaattcaatgttaaatgTGTACCGGAAGgcgaagtctactctgccattcaatcatggctgatctatctttgcctctcaaccccattctcctgccttcttcccataaccccttaaCACCAAACAAGCCATCTTAAAGAATAAGAATTAACTTGCATTCATGTAATATCTTGTTATATAATACTGACCAGAATACTATACAGTCCATGAAATACCTTGGAAGTGGTAATTTCCATATTTCCTAATGGAAGGAGTTTATTTTAACCTATTGAACCTATGACCAGTCAGAACagtcccattctcccccccccccccccactaatttTCCCTATTCACATACACTCTCATTAATTCCCTCCAGGTTCTACCACCCAACCCCACGCAAGGCTAATTAACCAACCATACAGCACTTTTTGGGGATGTGAGAGAAAATTTGAGACCCCAGTAAGAAACTCGTTGTTACAGGAAAGAATGTaagctccacacagtcagcacctaaTCAAATTTGAACTTGGGCAACTGGCGCTGAAGCAGGAGCTCTCAtatctatgccactgtgctgcccataggAAGCAGGCCAGCTGATCAGAGCACAACAGCTCCCACAAACACATTCGATAATGTCAGATAATTTCTGTGCCTGAAATTGATTGTGGGATTTGTATTGGTCAGGACACGGGAGGGAGCCTCCCTGGTCTTCTGCAAAATAACACAATAGAATATTCGACAATCAGCTTGGAGGGcatatttaacattttattttaaagaagATATCTCTAACTGTTCCATCACTTCATCAGTACTACAGTGAGATGCCATCAGAGATTTCATGATAAATTCTGTGGAGCCTCATGATGGAGAAATGCTTGAGAAGGATGGGGTAGTTATGTTTTGTTGAGTTGAGGTGTATTAAAGCTCCAGTGGATACCCTTTGTGAattgtcatagagctgtacagcatgaaaCTGGTCTTTTGGTCCATCATGTCTAGTTGACCAAAGTTGGTATACAGGCCTGGTCCTgttggcctgcatttggcctgtagcCCTcaaaaaccttcctatccatatagatgtccaaatgccttttaaaaggcATAATTGTTTAcacttctacagcttcctctggcagctcattccagacacagACTATACTCCAAGTGAAAAATTTGCCccataaatctctcccctctcaccttaagcctatggcaGCTAGTGTTTGGTTCTTTGTTATAAATCACTATTgtttgttgtgaacagcaatgccgGTGGAGAGAGGATTACTGAGATTGCACTGGACTTTTGGCACAGAGGAAGCAAAAGGGAGGAAATTCAATTGAAAGATCTTGACAGTAAACTGTCTATCGGAGTCTTCAATAACAAAAACAGTAAGTATGTATGCTAAATGTTGGCAGTTTGAAATGAGCTACACTGGTTCAACTTAGAATTATTGGAATCTTCTTTGTACAATTTAATTAATATATACTTTTTTGCTTAAAATGAGGAATGTGCAATGAAGAACACTGGAACAAAATATGCTCGCCAATTGGAAACCTGTACAATCattgtggcggcacagtggcgcagcagcaatattgctgccgtacagtgccagagacctgggtttgatcctcactacgggtgctgtgtgtatggagtttgtacatcctccctgtgacggtgtgggtttcctcccccattccaaagaggtgccggtttgtaggttaattggtttctgtaaattgtccctagagtgggaTAGAACGGGTGTATGGGTgagcgttggtcggcgtggactggctgggccgaaaggactgtttccatgttgtatctctaaactaaattaaacatcctTGTCAATTTTATGAAGGCTCTGCTGGACGTTTTTGGACATTGTGACTTTGTTTATCTGTTCATATCTTTTTTCACTTCCATGAGTATTCTAGTTACCAGTGCACACCTATGGCATTCCTTATACAGGGATGACGGGCTCATGTTGGGAGCTGCATACATCTAATTCTATTCTGACATGCTTGCTGTTTGCATTTATGCGCTTTCCAGTATTGACTACTTGAGGGTAATCAAAGTGCTGAAAGTTCTTCTGAGGAAGGATCACTGACTGGAAATGTTGACTGGTTTATATTTCCACAGATAATGCTTGAGTTCTTCTAGCATCtctgcttttgtttcagatttacagcatctacagttttattGTTTTCCATCAAAGGTTACTGCACTGGCGGATTGCCGTTTCTTCTTGGAGTCTCCGGAGCACAGACATTTATTGCTAAGTTTCCACAATGTTTGGTTGAAGGCTAATTCAGTGCAGCAGGAGCTTGAAGCGTGTAAAATATTGAAAAGGCTTCACTTCTATAAAAATTGTTATCCAATAAAAGTTTGAAACGATAATAGCACAGGTGACCAAATGATTGGTCAATGAAGCATCTTAAAGACAGAGGTTAAGGGAAGGAACTGGAGGATGCTGATGCTGATAGCTGAACAAATGGTGGAATGATTATGCAGGACCAGAGCTGGTGATCTATAGAGATCCTGACGGATTTATGGTTTGGTCAAGATTACGTAGATTGTGATGTGTTTAGGGTAATGAAGAATTTTAATACCATGCAAATGGAAATGGTACAAAACCGAAGTTCAGATATGAATGGCTGTATGATTTTGACGCTTTGCCTGATGTGATCTTTGTAAACTAATGTATTTTTGTTTAATTGGATAGGTGGATTCTGGCACACCAGCCTCATTGATAGAAACGTGATTGACTACTTTAtcccattccttcctctggaaTATAAACATGTCAAGTTGTGTGTCAAGGATGAACTGGTAGCCAGGGGTTATCAGGCGGATGAGGAAATTATTACTGCTGTAGCTGATGAAATGACATACTTCCCAGAAAATGAAAAGATCTATTCAGACAAAGGCTGCAAAACCGTAGCCACCAAGGTGGATTTTTACTTGTAgaatgtgtgtttttttaattgaatatatTTTGCTTTTCGACACTGGAcacttttttaataaaaaaaataaaattaatgggGTCATTGATTGCTGCAGTTGATGGATTTACCTGGGGATCGCGCTATTTCAATCTATCTGAATTTGTCAGTTTGTTCCTGTAGTGATTTTAAGCTGCTATTTAAAGATTGAGAATTTCATACATGTTTACATACATACAGTAGGGAAGTAATTAGTTGAAAATGATTGCATAGCTTGACAGATTGCATAGATTGAGCCACTGCACTTCTTTGAAAAATACACTTTTTGTATAATTTTAAAATTGAGTAAATGTTCTTGACGAATGAACCCTGCTAAGAAATCAGCAATGTATTATGTTCAAGTTTAATCCCACTGTCCCACTTAAAGAAATGACAAAGAGAAGAGACTAATTTATTTTGCAATGCACTAATGATCCATTCATGCACAAGGTACTCAATTTCTCCTTCGTCGCAAATGTGAAAAAGCATATTCAACATGGGATTTTTGTTCAACAATTTTCTTGTTTTGCGTTTACTGATATTTTTGTGTCAACATTTTTACAGGTCAAATCATGTAAAGtgtattttttttatatataactAAAGCCAGTTAAGATAGATACATTTCCCTAAAAAGGCAAATAGTGTCTGttttagtaggtatgttgcaaagcctacctgaagcgtcgctgaaaatctgtcgctgcgagtgcgcgattttggcgccgtttagaggggggcgggtttaaaatgcgattttctctaggctgttcaaatcgaagatgttcagccttgtaaaatattaacgaaaaatcgctgaaagaccccgtcgcaaaagctattattagttttaaaggccttgaataatagttatagtagtttaaaaatcaatctctaaacccgcgaccaccagcaaccgcagggtctcataaagcagacaactgaaggaaggctgtatatttttacattaaaaagggcttctaaagatccctttatacaaagtttaatattgcgagtagctcattttgggcccattatatcccacagtatttttctcggcatttgggggcacaaatctaccgcaatgtgaacgttctaaaccagcgagttcacaggatcccactagacagctgatttaaatgggcatttatttacagcaattaaacaccaaattccttccatttggtctataaattaatgtaaatgagattttaaaatcatgttttattgtgaattatttgtgaatattatttggacatttaggctatttaaaaatgttaatcatttattaagaaatggatagatgtttagatctagtaattgaagtctgaaattagctacaattaggtaactaactaattatatgctttaatttcaggtcatccaagtaagattatttcatatttgtttcagaatgcttcaatctatgataactgaaaatttcattcagttctcttaatttttaagaaagttatgggcttttgactgttcacgatcacagcttttttgttatgtccatagaaaatcaatagggaacaagatgctcatttccgagtatgaaaatggccataactttttaaatacttgagatatgaaagtgaattaggtgtcaaattaaacttatttttatgctttatctgatgggataaattgcagacttaaaATCTAACTagcaaattttgtaacattgctagttttAGCAATTACTTTTACTATACAAAATATTTCATACAGATAccagaataatcttattactttgTTATAGTGTCCAGTTATGTGACAGGCTCATGATTAAAATAAATACATGTTACTTGGTAAAACATGAAAAGTCTGATATTTTAACTACATTTTTTCCACTGTAGAgaggttttattttatttttttaatttcaccaTGTGAAAATACATGTTATTTTCTCAGATTATtttcaattggattttttttgtgAATTGCATTTCTAAAGCAATTTAGATCTAAAATAACTGGTGTTGGAACATTATATATTTACAGTGCACTGTAAAACAAGAATACATTAGTTtacagacccataatttatttatttgcctctgtactccacaatttgagatttgtaatagaaaaaatcacatgtggttcaagtgcacattgtcacattttaataaaggccatttttacacattttggtttcaccatgtagaaattacaacagtgcttatacatagtctccccatgtCAGGacaccaaaatgtttgggacacagcaatgtcatgtaaatgtttagtattttgttgcatatacttTGCATGCAGTGGCTGTTTGAAgtgtgcgattcatggacatcaccagttgctgggtatcttctctggtgatgctctgcaaggcctgtattgcagccatctttagcttatcctcgttctgggggctagtccccttcagttttctcttcagcatattaaaGTCATgcccaattgggttcagatcgggtgatattttagctgtgaaaaacttctttgttgctttagcagtatgtttgggatcattgtcttgctgtagaatgaaccgccggccaatgagttttgagacatttgtttgaacttgagcagacagGTTATGTCGAtagacttcagaattcattattctACTTTGGCGAGTCGAGACGTTAAGGTGTGCAAGAATTCTTTATTTTGAAACGCAAACAACGTAGTCACCCGAGTCGAGATAGACAGCCAAATTTTAACGATGTGTAATCTATTCGGGTGGCGCTTGAATAAACGGTTACAGAAAAAATCCGCAACGAAGCTCCCGCGCTCATGTGACCGCTCCAGCCAAACGCGAGGGTTCGATATTAACAAGGCCACCACTAGGGGCCGCTacactactaccatcagcagttgtatcatcaatgaagataagtgagccagtactttcagcagccatacatacccaggccataatactcccaccaccgtgtttcagagATGTTGGAagattgtgtgttgtgtgtgacggctgatggggtgaaaagcaaggactagggggactctgtccctgttgtgacAAGGCGGGAACTAACAGCGGAGATGAGGGGGAACGAGGAGACACGTATGAGGGCCTCATCAATGATGGAagtggggaacccccgttccctaaagaatgaggacatctcagatgtcctggaatggaatctcatcttgggcgcagatgcagcgtagacagaggaattgggagtagggggatagagtctttgcaggaagtagggtgggaagaagtgtaatctagatagttgtgggagtcagtaggtttataacaGGCAACAGTCAATAGTTCAAGAGGGGTGCACAGAacgaggtgtcagagatggtccaagtgaatttgagtatagaatggaaattagtggtgaagttaatgaagtcctgGATGCTTCACTTTTAATACTTCTTGAGATAATCTTGCAGCTCTcttaaagctgagtctcacgttgcgagttgacacaagaggtaccccgagtgaaagactcgtggttgtgtacgagattgcaagtggatgatcaagagtttaaccgagttcccacgggtatgactagtttgccgtttacttgtcatttctgcgatgttccaagttcgtctcccgaattactcttgagccaatcttgattgaaggtttgttttaataagcaacagtgttatgttttaataagtaacagtgttaaagaagacctctccatcctgtggctttgttttaaag
The DNA window shown above is from Amblyraja radiata isolate CabotCenter1 chromosome 32, sAmbRad1.1.pri, whole genome shotgun sequence and carries:
- the LOC116990865 gene encoding torsin-1A-like, with product MKVMVRAVLLVLLSTPFLAAMEPISMGIAVGVATALTGLLTTFPKLYCKFQECCEDEWVKLNLTGLKMDLDNKLFGQHIAKQAVLKAVNGFITNPNPKKPLALSLHGWTGTGKNLISKIIAENIYTNGLQSAYVHQFISTLHFPHPEYLSHYKEQLQKWIRGNVSTCDRSMFIFDEMDKMQAGLIDAIKPYLEYYDNIDGVVYRKAIFIFLSNAGGERITEIALDFWHRGSKREEIQLKDLDSKLSIGVFNNKNSGFWHTSLIDRNVIDYFIPFLPLEYKHVKLCVKDELVARGYQADEEIITAVADEMTYFPENEKIYSDKGCKTVATKVDFYL